Proteins encoded by one window of Melospiza melodia melodia isolate bMelMel2 chromosome 9, bMelMel2.pri, whole genome shotgun sequence:
- the LOC134421687 gene encoding putative neutral ceramidase C: protein MAGKRSRCSFSKLELILIVCLVLMISLTVVLLVLHFLTRNTNDCIDNIAEEAKYLVGVGRADCTGPVAQVPLMGYANPEQVGGGLLSRLYSRAFIVAEPQGSRRVVFVSADIGMVSQRVRLEVLKQLRSKYGELYRQDNVILSGTHTHSGPGGYFQYTLFWITSRGLVQPTLKSIVNGIVKSIDIAHENMKKGRLFINRGTVENSQINRSPFSYLANPQSERNRYSSNTDKEMVLLKMVDVEGHELGLISWFAVHPVSMNNSNHLVNSDNVGYASYLFEQEKNKGMLPGEGPFVAAFASSNLGDVSPNTRGPFCANTGESCDNPQSTCPIGGASMCMAKGPGKDMFESTRIIGQNIYLKAKELYEKASQEVTGPLSSAHQWVNMSSVSVELNATHTVQTCKPALGHSFAAGTIDGVGALNFTQGSVEGDPFWDQIRDQLLGEPSNETKACHQPKPILFNTGEMTWPHPWHPDIVDVQIVAIGSLAILAVPGEFTTMSGRRLREAVQREFDSHGSPGMNVVIAGLCNVYTHYIATYEEYQLQRYEAASTIYGPHTLSAYIQLYRGLAKAIALNGTQELSPGPEPPFFNVTSLTLLPSLSAESAPAGKTFGDVLEEVRPQYREGEVAEVTFVGANPRNSAENATEHNFLTVERYSNISSSWRVVLNDASWDTRFYWSKGTRGQSNVTIEWHIPAGTEAGVYRLRYFGHYKKRVNFLRVISVPFEGSSSAFQITAP from the exons ATGGCTGGGAAGAGGTCCCGGTGCTCCTTCTCCAAGCTGGAGCTGATCCTGATCGTGTGCCTGGTGCTGATGATCTCCCTCACCGTGGTGCTGCTGGTCCTGCACTTCCTCACCAGAAACACCAATG ATTGCATCGACAACATAGCAGAGGAGGCAAAGTACTTGGTGGGTGTTGGCAGAGCTGATTGCACGGGGCCTGTGGCACAGGTGCCTCTG ATGGGCTACGCCAACCCCGAGCAGGTGGGCGGGGGGCTCCTGTCCCGCCTCTACAGCCGAGCCTTCATCGTGGCAGAGCCCCAGGGCTCGCGACGCGTCGTCTTCGTCAGCGCCGACATCGGCATGGTGTCCCAGAGAGTCCGGCTGGAG GTGCTGAAGCAGCTGCGCAGCAAGTACGGCGAGCTGTACCGGCAGGACAACGTCATCCTCAGCGGCACCCACACCCACTCGGGGCCCGGGGGGTACTTCCAGTACACCCTGTTCTGGATCACCAGCAGGGGCCTCGTCCAGCCAACCCTCAAGTCCATCGTGAATGGCATTGTGAAG AGCATAGATATTGCCCATGAGAACATGAAGAAAGGAAGGCTCTTCATAAACAGAGGCACAGTAGAAAACAGCCAGATCAACCGCAGCCCCTTCTCCTACCTCGCCAACCCGCAGTCCGAGCGGAACAG GTATTCCTCCAACACGGATAAAGAAATGGTGCTGCTGAAGATGGTGGATGTGGAAGGACATGAGCTGGGCCTCATCAG CTGGTTTGCAGTGCACCCGGTGAGCATGAACAACTCCAACCACCTGGTGAACAGTGACAACGTGGGCTATGCCTCCTACCTGTTTGAGCAGGAGAAGAACAAGGGAATGCTCCCTGGAGAG GGCCCTTTTGTGGCCGCCTTCGCCTCGTCCAACCTGGGAGACGTGTCGCCCAACACGCGAGGCCCCTTCTGCGCCAACACGGGCGAGTCGTGTGACAACCCCCAGAGCACCTGTCCCATCGGAGGG GCATCCATGTGCATGGCCAAGGGGCCCGGGAAGGATATGTTTGAGAGCACCAGGATCATAGGGCAAAACATCTACTTGAAAGCAAAG GAGCTGTATGAAAAGGCCTCCCAGGAGGTGACAGgacccctgagctcagcccaccAGTGGGTGAACATGAGCAGCGTGTCCGTGGAGCTCAACGCCACACACACA GTCCAGACCTGTAaaccagccctggggcacagctttGCTGCGGGGACCATTGATGGAGTGGGGGCTTTAAACTTCACCCAAG GCTCAGTGGAAGGGGACCCGTTTTGGGATCAGATCCGGGACCAGCTGCTGGGAGAGCCCTCGAACGAAACCAAAGCCTGCCACCAACCCAAGCCCATCCTCTTCAACACAGGAGAG ATGACCTGGCCCCACCCCTGGCACCCCGACATCGTGGATGTGCAGATTGTTGCCATCGGGTCCCTGGCAATCCTCGCTGTGCCCGGGGAGTTCAC GACCATGTCTGGACGCAGGCTGCGGGAGGCTGTTCAAAGG GAATTTGATTCCCATGGATCACCAGGGATGAACGTTGTGATTGCAGGCCTTTGCAATGTCTACACCCACTAcattgccacctatgaggaataCCAG CTTCAACGATACGAGGCTGCCTCGACTATTTATGGGCCACACACCCTTTCTGCTTACATCCAGCTGTACAGGGGCCTGGCCAAGGCTATTGCTCTG AATGGCACTCAGGAGCTGTCCCCTGGTCCAGAGCCCCCATTTTTCAACGTAACCAGCCTGACCCTGCTGCCTTCTCTGAGCGCCGAGAGCGCACCGGCCGGCAAAACCTTTGGGGATGTGCTGGAAGAAGTGAGACCGCAGTATCGAGAG GGAGAAGTTGCTGAAGTGACTTTTGTGGGTGCAAACCCCAGGAACTCTGCAGAGAACGCA ACTGAGCATAACTTCCTGACGGTGGAGAGATACTCCAACATTTCCAGCAGCTGGCGTGTGGTGCTGAACGACGCCTCCTGGGACACCAG